In Tsukamurella tyrosinosolvens, the genomic window CGAACCTAGAATGGCTGAACCAGAATCAGCTGTGTTGCCAATTACACCATAGGCCAATGACTCTCCCCGAGATCGTTTCCGACCTCGTTTTGAGCCGCGATCCAGCTTACCCAGCCGCACTGGGAACGCCAAATCGCCAGGTCATCCCCTACTGCGGGGCGGCACCGTCGGCGGGCACCAGCGCGCGGGCGGCGGCGAGGCGGGCCAGGGTGCGCTCGCGGCCCAGCAGCTCCAGCGACTCGAACAGCGGCGGGCTGATGGGCGAGCCCGTGACGCCGACGCGGATCGGGGCGTAGGCCTTGCGGGGCTTGAGCGCCAGCTCGTCGATGAGGCGGCCCTTGAGGGCGCCCTCGATGGCCTCGGTGGTCCAGTCCGTGAGCCCCTCGAGCGCGGCGATGCTCTCGTCGAGCACCTGGCCGGCGTCGGCCTTGATGTTCTTCGCGGCGGCCGCGGGGTCGACGGCGAAGTCGGCCTCGTCGACGTAGAGGAACTTCAGCAGGTCCCAGGCGTCCGAGAGCACCACGATGCGGGTCTGCACGAGCTCGGCGGCGGTGCCGAATTCTGCGCCGAGGCGCGCGCCGTCGACGAAGCCGCGCTCGACGAGGAAGGTCCGCAGACGCGCCTCGAAGTCCTCCGGGGCGAGCAGGCGGATGTGCTCGGCGTTGATCGCGTCGGCCTTCTTCTGGTCGAAGCGCGCCGGGTTGGAGTTCACCCGGTGCACGTCGAAGGCGGCGATCATCTCATCGAGGCTGAAGACGTCGTTGTCCGGCGAGATGCCCCAGCCGAGCAGCGCGAGGTAGTTGAGCAGCCCCTCGGGGAGGAAGCCGCGGTCGCGGTGGTGGAAGAGGTTGGACTCGGGGTCGCGCTTGGAGAGCTTCTTGTTGCCCTCCCCCATCACGAAGGGCAGGTGCCCGAACTCGGGGGTGCGCTCGGCGACGCCGATCTTCTCCAGCGCCTCGTAGAGCGCGAGCTGGCGCGGCGTGGAGCTGAGCAGGTCCTCGCCCCGGAGGACGTGCGTGATCTTCATCATCGCGTCGTCGACGGGGTTGACCAGGGTGTACAGCGGGTCGCCGTTCGCGCGGGTGAGGGCGAAGTCGGGCACGCTGCCCGCGGCGAAGGTGGTCTCGCCGCGCACCATGTCGTTCCACGTGAAGTCGTGGTCGGGCATCCGCAGGCGCACGACGGGGCTGCGGCCCTCGGCGCGGTAGGCGGCCTTCTGCTCGTCGGTGAGGTCGCGGTCGAAGTTGTCGTAGCCCAGCTTCGGGTTCCGGCCGGCGGCGACGTGTCGCGCCTCCACCTCCTCCGGTGTCGAGAAGGCCTCGTAGGCGT contains:
- the gltX gene encoding glutamate--tRNA ligase, which encodes MTESSAAPSNAAAPGSVRVRFCPSPTGTPHVGMVRTALFNFAHARHTGGTFVFRIEDTDAARDSEESYAAILESLRWLGLDWDEGPEVGGPYGPYRQSERKDLHLDVVRRLVEGGHAYEAFSTPEEVEARHVAAGRNPKLGYDNFDRDLTDEQKAAYRAEGRSPVVRLRMPDHDFTWNDMVRGETTFAAGSVPDFALTRANGDPLYTLVNPVDDAMMKITHVLRGEDLLSSTPRQLALYEALEKIGVAERTPEFGHLPFVMGEGNKKLSKRDPESNLFHHRDRGFLPEGLLNYLALLGWGISPDNDVFSLDEMIAAFDVHRVNSNPARFDQKKADAINAEHIRLLAPEDFEARLRTFLVERGFVDGARLGAEFGTAAELVQTRIVVLSDAWDLLKFLYVDEADFAVDPAAAAKNIKADAGQVLDESIAALEGLTDWTTEAIEGALKGRLIDELALKPRKAYAPIRVGVTGSPISPPLFESLELLGRERTLARLAAARALVPADGAAPQ